The following are encoded together in the Pseudomonas xantholysinigenes genome:
- a CDS encoding alpha/beta hydrolase: MTASFQADVLRASLSPLTARQPLSSQGQAYQHFYGLDLPVRSWLGGFQAAGFDLVGQAWLPEQPQATLFLLHGYYDHMGLYRHVIAWALQQGYAVIACDLPGHGLSSGERASIDDFGRYQQVLDTLFEQARQLDLPRPWHLCGQSTGGAIVVDHLLHQGEHSPADGEVILLAPLVRPRAWHWSKLSYCVLRHFVNGIERRFSENTNDPNFLAFLEADPLQPRRLPTAWVGALLRWVKRIEAAPRSARRPLIVQGEADGTVDWPYNLQVLKAKFAEPQILMLPEARHHLANELPGIRQRYFDFIGQRLG; this comes from the coding sequence ATGACCGCCAGTTTCCAAGCCGACGTGCTGCGCGCCAGCCTGTCGCCTCTCACCGCTCGCCAGCCGTTATCCAGCCAGGGCCAGGCCTACCAGCATTTCTATGGCTTGGACCTGCCGGTACGCAGTTGGCTGGGCGGTTTCCAGGCGGCCGGCTTCGACCTGGTCGGCCAGGCCTGGTTGCCCGAGCAGCCCCAGGCCACGCTGTTCCTGCTGCATGGCTACTACGACCACATGGGCCTGTACCGCCATGTGATCGCCTGGGCCCTGCAACAGGGCTATGCGGTGATCGCCTGCGACCTGCCCGGGCATGGGTTGTCCAGCGGCGAACGGGCCAGCATCGACGATTTCGGGCGATACCAGCAGGTGCTCGACACCTTGTTCGAACAGGCGCGCCAGCTCGATCTGCCGCGCCCCTGGCATCTGTGCGGGCAAAGCACCGGTGGGGCGATCGTGGTCGACCACCTGTTGCACCAAGGTGAGCACAGCCCGGCGGATGGCGAGGTGATCCTGCTGGCGCCGCTGGTACGCCCGCGTGCCTGGCACTGGTCCAAGCTGAGCTATTGCGTGCTGCGCCATTTCGTCAACGGCATCGAGCGGCGCTTCAGCGAGAACACCAACGACCCGAACTTCCTGGCGTTTCTCGAGGCCGATCCGCTGCAGCCGCGCCGCCTGCCGACCGCCTGGGTCGGGGCGCTGCTGCGTTGGGTCAAGCGGATCGAGGCGGCGCCGCGCAGCGCACGGCGGCCCTTGATCGTGCAGGGCGAGGCGGACGGCACGGTGGACTGGCCCTACAACCTGCAGGTGCTCAAGGCCAAGTTCGCCGAACCGCAGATCCTCATGCTGCCCGAAGCGCGCCATCACCTGGCCAATGAATTGCCTGGTATCCGCCAGCGCTACTTCGACTTCATCGGCCAGCGCCTGGGCTGA
- a CDS encoding DUF6436 domain-containing protein, protein MAKRLFTLLALLLGAAALWWAYDSFQSRYLRPFDNQATLFDGNQLRLPPELAGPGPIRVVHFWDPACPCNVGNQQHLGELVERFAPLGVSFHVLQKPGSHGQLPANLGALKPLANLPGSEQLPASPAVAIWDRDGQLAYFGPYSEGAVCNASNSFIEPILRALHEGRRVQASNTLAVGCYCPWAG, encoded by the coding sequence ATGGCAAAGCGACTCTTCACCCTCCTTGCACTGCTACTCGGCGCCGCCGCCCTGTGGTGGGCCTACGACAGCTTCCAGAGCCGCTACCTGCGCCCGTTCGACAACCAGGCCACCCTGTTCGACGGCAACCAACTGCGCCTGCCGCCAGAACTGGCCGGCCCCGGCCCGATCCGCGTGGTGCATTTCTGGGACCCGGCCTGCCCCTGCAACGTCGGCAACCAGCAGCACCTGGGTGAGCTGGTCGAGCGCTTCGCGCCCCTGGGCGTGAGTTTCCATGTACTGCAAAAGCCCGGCAGCCATGGCCAGCTGCCGGCCAACCTCGGCGCGCTCAAGCCCCTGGCCAACCTGCCCGGCAGCGAACAGTTGCCGGCCAGCCCTGCGGTGGCAATCTGGGACCGCGATGGCCAGCTTGCCTATTTTGGGCCATACAGCGAAGGCGCGGTGTGCAACGCGAGCAACAGCTTCATCGAGCCGATCCTCAGGGCATTGCACGAGGGGCGTCGGGTTCAGGCCTCCAATACCCTGGCGGTAGGCTGCTACTGCCCCTGGGCCGGTTGA